The Miscanthus floridulus cultivar M001 chromosome 17, ASM1932011v1, whole genome shotgun sequence genome has a window encoding:
- the LOC136517818 gene encoding conserved oligomeric Golgi complex subunit 5-like, translating into MAAPPPTTPRLLLSPTSKDLLTAAFFASPPSPSSDDPASPLDAFASDPVLSAFLSPSFSPSDFSSAALSSGLAASRAEQLQDAIRLLRRHLRVEVLRRHPLLLSHLLSLRSASASLSALPSHLNLLSSHLSLLSSHLSAPRSHLAHSSASLSSLLATADLLLHSHRLVRLSSRLLASSPAPDLARQAELYREIRLLYEEKNLSGINAVDEEMRKVDATASKLRSEASAVIDRGVAESNQNDVWCGLQVYYNLGELKTAVEGLVGKHKAAGAKSVAVALDMKAISMTAGVGGGPGGVQRSGTPQIGGSKKAAEALWDRMRQCMEELHRAVTAAWQLQTVLTKKRVPFTQMLFLEEVWQEGEPLITERVWDAIVKAFAGQMKSTFTASSFVKEIFTLGYPRLFSMVENLLERISRDTDVKGTLPALTPEGKDHMISAIEIFQTAFLALCHSRLSDYVNSIFPMSNRGTIPSKDQISRLVSRIQEEIEVVRTHGHLLVLVLREIGKTLLLLAQRAEYQISTGPEARQVTSTATAAQLKNFALCLHLQEVHMRISSVLSTLPNVASEVLSPSLGVVYGVACDSVTSLFQAMLDRLESCILKMHEQDFSGHGMDAAMDNNASAYMEELQKCAVHFRSEFLSKLLPSSSSRSETICTIMVRRMASRVLIFFIRHASLVRPLSEAGKLRMARDMAELELAVGQNLFPVEQLGAPYRALRAFRPVLFLETSQLEKSPLLQDLPPSVILHHLYSRGPDELQSPLQRNKLTPLQYSLWLDSQGEDQIWKGVKATLDDYETRVRSRGDMEFSPVYPLMLQIGSALSQATT; encoded by the exons atggcagcGCCGCCCCCCACCACTCCCCGTCTCCTCCTCTCGCCGACGTCCAAGGACCTCCTCACAGCCGCCTTCTTCGCCTCGCCGCCCTCCCCCTCCTCCGACGATCCCGCCTCCCCGCTGGACGCCTTCGCCTCCGACCCCGTCCTCTCCGCCTTCCTGTCTCCGTCCTTCTCCCCCTCTGACTTCTCCTCCGCCGCGCTTTCCTCAGGACTCGCTGCCTCCCGCGCCGAGCAGCTGCAGGATGCCATCCGCCTTCTCCGGCGCCATCTCCGCGTTGAGGTGCTGCGCCGCCACCCGCTCCTCCTCTCCCACCTCCTCTCTCTCCGCTCCGCCTCTGCGTCGCTTTCCGCTCTCCCATCCCACCTCAACCTCCTCTCCTCCcacctctcccttctctcctcccaCCTCTCGGCCCCGCGCTCCCATCTCGCTCACTCCTCGGCTTCCCTTTCCAGCCTCCTTGCCACAGCCGACCTCCTCCTCCACTCCCACCGCTTAGTGCGCCTCTCCTCCcgactcctcgcctcctcccctGCGCCGGACCTCGCGCGCCAGGCAGAGCTCTACCGCGAGATCCGCCTCCTCTATGAGGAGAAGAACCTCTCCGGGATCAATGCCGTTGACGAGGAGATGCGCAAGGTGGATGCCACTGCGTCCAAGCTGCGCTCGGAGGCCAGCGCTGTGATCGATCGCGGTGTCGCCGAGTCCAACCAGAACGACGTCTGGTGCGGGCTTCAGGTGTACTACAATCTTGGGGAGTTGAAGACAGCAGTGGAGGGGCTTGTGGGGAAGCACAAGGCAGCAGGTGCAAAGAGTGTCGCTGTTGCACTGGACATGAAGGCGATATCAATGACTGCTGGAGTTGGAGGTGGCCCTGGAGGGGTGCAGAGGAGTGGTACGCCGCAGATTGGTGGGAGTAAGAAGGCTGCGGAGGCACTATGGGATAGGATGAGGCAGTGCATGGAGGAGCTCCACCGGGCAGTGACCGCTGCTTGGCAGCTGCAGACTGTGCTCACTAAGAAGCGTGTCCCATTCACCCAAATGCTTTTCCTTGAGGAGGTTTGGCAG GAGGGTGAGCCTCTCATAACAGAGAGAGTTTGGGATGCAATTGTCAAGGCCTTTGCAGGTCAAATGAAGTCTACCTTTACGGCTTCAAGCTTTGTGAAGGAAATATTTACTCTTGGGTATCCAAGACTGTTTTCGATGGTCGAAaaccttcttgagaggatttcaAGAGATACTGATGTAAAGGGCACCCTTCCAGCTCTCACTCCTGAAGGAAAAGATCATATGATTTCAGCCATTGAGATATTCCAGACAGCCTTTTTGGCTCTGTGTCATAGTCGATTATCTGATTATGTCAACAGCATATTTCCAATGTCAAACCGTGGAACTATACCTTCAAAGGATCAGATCTCAAGATTAGTTTCTCGCATACAAGAGGAAATCGAAGTAGTGAGAACTCATGGGCATTTGCTTGTTCTTGTTCTACGTGAAATTGGAAAGACCTTGCTTCTTTTAGCACAGAGAGCTGAATATCAG ATCTCTACTGGCCCTGAAGCTCGACAAGTTACCAGCACAGCAACTGCAGCCCAACTCAAAAATTTTGCTTTGTGTCTTCACCTTCAGGAGGTTCACATGCGCATTTCTAGCGTCTTGTCAACACTCCCAAATGTTGCTTCTGAGGTCCTTTCACCCTCCCTTGGTGTTGTTTATGGTGTTGCTTGTGATTCAGTGACTTCCCTGTTCCAAGCGATGCTTGATCGTCTCGAGTCATGCATCCTGAAAATGCATGAGCAGGACTTTTCAGGTCATGGAATGGATGCAGCAATGGATAACAATGCATCAGCTTACATGGAAGAGCTCCAGAAATGTGCTGTCCACTTCCGCAGCGAGTTCTTATCGAAGCTGTTGCCTTCATCATCCTCTCGTTCAGAGACCATATGTACTATCATGGTTAGAAGGATGGCCTCGAGGGTCCTCATATTTTTTATAAGGCATGCTTCTCTTGTCAGGCCACTCTCAGAAGCAGGGAAGTTGAGGATGGCACGGGACATGGCTGAGCTGGAGCTTGCTGTTGGTCAGAACCTGTTTCCAGTGGAGCAGCTGGGGGCACCATACCGGGCACTACGGGCATTCCGTCCTGTCCTGTTCCTGGAAACGTCTCAGCTTGAGAAGTCTCCGCTCCTTCAGGACTTGCCGCCAAGCGTGATCCTCCACCACCTGTATTCTCGAGGGCCTGATGAGCTGCAGTCGCCATTACAGCGCAACAAGCTCACACCTTTGCAGTACTCTCTATGGCTTGATTCACAAGGTGAGGACCAGATCTGGAAGGGGGTGAAAGCAACCCTGGACGACTACGAGACGAGGGTCAGGTCTCGAGGAGACATGGAATTCAGTCCGGTGTATCCTCTTATGCTTCAGATTGGATCTGCATTGTCTCAGGCCACCACCTAA